The following DNA comes from Allobranchiibius huperziae.
CTTCTGGCGTACGGCGACCGTCGTCTCGCCGGTGATGATGTCGGCGTTCAACCGGCCGGCGAGAGTGTCGAGCTGGTCGAGGTACTGGCCGATCACCAGGGTGGGCGCGCCGGCGTGCCGGGCGACCAGCTGCTCAACGACCGGGTTCTTGACCTCCGAGCAGGACGCGAAGCGGTAGCGGTCCTCGGGCTCGGTCGTGGCGTAGACCAGACGATCGTGCTCGGGCAGGGTGACCCGCACCTCGACGCAGTCGGCGGGGGCGATGTAGCCCTGGTTCTCGATGTCCTTCCACGGCGCGTCGAAGCGCTTCGGCCCGATGAGGCTGAAGACGTCGGACTCACGGCCGTCCTCGCGTACGAGGGTCGCGGTCAGACCGAGGCGACGCCGGGCCTGCAGGTCGGCGGTCATCCGGAAGATCGGGGCCGGCAGCAGGTGGACCTCGTCGTAGAGGACGAGGCCCCAGTCGCGGGCGTCGAGCAGCTCCAGGTGCGGGAAGACGCCCTTCCGCTTGTGCGTGAGCACCTGGTACGTCGCGATGGTGACCGGGCGGATCTCCTTGCGTGCGCCGCTGTACTCGCCGATCTCGTCCTCGGTCAGTGAGGTGCGCTTCAGCAGTTCCTCGCGCCACTGCCGGGCCGAGACCGTGTTGGTCACCAGGATCAACGTGGTGGCCTTGGCGCGTGCCATCGCGCCCGCGCCCACCAGCGTCTTGCCGGCGCCGCAGGGAAGCACGACGACGCCGGACCCGCCGTGCCAGAACCCGTCGACGGCCTGCTCCTGATAGGGCCGCAGCGACCACTCGGTCGTGTCGAGGGAGATCTCGTGGGCCTCACCGTCGACGTACCCGGCGCGGTCCTCGGCGGGCCAGCCCACCTTGATGAGCTGCTGCTTGATCGCGCCGCGCTCGCTGGGATGCACCGCCACGGTGAGGTCGTCGAGCCGCGCGCCGACCATGGGCGCGATCTTCTTGTGCCGCAGCACCTCCTCGAGCACCGGTTTGTCCGTGGAGGTCAGCACCAGCTGGTCGTGCTCGCGCTTCTCCAGCACGAGGCGGCCGTACCGGTCCATCGTCTCGGCGATGTCGATCAGCAGGGCGTTGGGCACGGGGTAGCGGCTGAAGCGGACCAGGGCGTCGACGACCTGCTCGGCATCGTGCCCGGCCGCACGCGCGTTCCACAGCCCGAGCGGGGTGACCCGGTAGGTGTGGATGTGCTCGGGTGCGCGTTCGAGCTCTGCGAAGGGGGCGATCGCCCGGCGGGCCGACGTCGCGTCGGGGTGGTCGACCTCCAGCAGCACCGTCTTGTCGCTCTGCACGATCAGGGGTCCGTCGGTCATACCTGCTCTTTCGCCTCGGGGTTCGCCCGTACAACGCATCGGGCGGCGCCGATCTTCCGGCGCCGCCCGTTGGGAACTGTCTGCGAGGTCAGAACGTCGAGCTGTAGCTGGGAGAGTTCCCGTAGTCGTCGTTGTAACTGCTGGAGTGGCTCCCGAACTCACCCACGGCGAAGAGCACGATCAGAGCGATGACCGCGAGCGCGACGAGGACGCCGAAGACGATCCACCCGATCTTCGCGAGCCGAGCCGCGCCGCCCGGGTCGTTGGATTGCTTGGTGAGCGCGATGATGCCCAGGATCAGCGAGGGAACGCCGGCCCCGCAGCACAGGAAGATCGACAGCCCCGACACGACCGTCAACACGATCGCCGAGGTGTTGCTGCCGTTGCCCTGGGTGGCGGGTGGGGAGTAGTAGCCCTGCTGTCCGTAACCACCCTGGCCGTACGCGTCGTACCCGCCCTGCGGCGCGCCGTACGGGTCCTTCTCCGTCTGGCCGTAGGGCGCCGACTGGCCGTACTGCGGAGCGCTGCCGTACTGCGGCGCCGATTGGCCGTACTGGGGCGCGCTGCCGTACTGCGGCGTCGGCTCGCCGTACTGAGGGGGCGGGGCCTGCCCGTACTGGGGCGCGCTGCCGTACTGCGGCGTGGACTGTCCGTAGGACGATCCGGACGATTCGCCGTACGGGGCGGCGGAGGGCGGCGCTGACCAGCCGTTGCCGCTCTGGGTGCTCCCCGAGTCGTCTCCCTGCCCCTGCTCCTCCACGTGCGGCACGCCCTGTGTCGGCTGCTCGTGGATGGGGTTCTGCGAGCCGTCGTAGGGCGGCTGGTTGCTCATCGTGATCTCCCGGTGCTGGCGTGAGCGGCAAGCATCGCACGAAGGCAGGGCCGCAACGGGATGCGAGCCGGTGGCGCCGAGGTCAACCGTTCTGGGAGCGCTGGAGCGTGACCCAGTCCCGCAGTGCGGCTGCGGTGGTCGTGACGTCCTGTTCCGTGGTGTCGATCACCTCGACCATCCACGAGGGACCCGTCCCGGCACCCGGCAGCCACCGGTCCCAGCGCATCCCGGCTGCGGCGCCCTCGGTGAGGACCTCGGGGTGGAACGCCGCGTCGACGGCGTGCGCACGATGCCACCGCGCCCACCCGACGAAGGCGCGCTTCTCCTCCCTGGACCACTTCCCCGGATCGCGCTCCTCCAGGCGGCGCCATCGGGTGCGGTCTTCGACATCCATCAGGAGCACCGCGGTGGCCAGTCGGTCGGCCTCGGGCACAGCCAGGAGTTCGCCGATGGGGGACTGACCCGTGAGCAGCAGGTCGGTGCCCGTCCGCTCGAGCCGGGTCGCCTCCTGCACCCAGCGACGCAGGTCGCGCTGGCGCCAGGCGGTGTCCGCGTCGCTCGGTACGCCGTGTTCGTCGCTGTCGTGCACGGCCAGGTGCGGCAGGTCGGCACAGAGCCGCGCGGCCGTGGTCTTGCCCGAGCAACTCGATCCGGTCACCAGCAACAGCACGATTCGACGATGTCATGCGGCGAGCGGCGTTACGCCTGGGCTGGTGACGTCAGATGGGCAGCTGGGGTTCATCGTCGCGGAGGCGCTCGGCGGCTGTGACGGCGGCGAGAACGTGGTGGGCGGCGTCGACCACGGCGTCGGGATGGGTCGTGGGCACCATGTGCGCGGCGCCTCGAACAGTGCTCAGGTGGCCGCCCGATGCGCTCTGCACCGTGGCCGACCACTCCTTCGCCGCGATCTGGTCCCGCTCTCCCCGCACGATCGCCACCGGTGCCTGCACCGAGCGGAGGGCGTGATCGGTGCGGAAGGGGCGTACGGCGTTCATGCCGCGGATCATGCTCCCCGGCCCCGTGCGCGCCCACTGCCGGAACAGCGCGGGCAGCTGCCACCACGGTTCCCGGACCGCCGTACGAGCCCACTGCACCAACAACCGCGGCCACGACGCGGCAGCGGGATCGGTCACCGGTCCTACGAGGACCAGGCCGACCACATCGCCTGACCGGGAGGCGAGGTCGGCAGCGATCGGGCAACTCGCGGAGTGCGCGACCAGGATCAGCGGAGCGTTCCGGGGCAGGCGCCGCGCGAGCAGTGCCGCCTGGGCCTCGACCCGCAGGTCGAGACCGCGGGGAGCCGGCTGCCCCATCGTCGGTAGCACCACCACGACGCTGTCCCGATCGAGACGGGCGCGTACCCGCTCCCACTCCAGTTCGTCCAGACCGAGGCCGGGTACGAAGACGACCAGTGGGTTCCCCATGATGTCGCCGACTCTGTCAGACAGGCGCCACCCCTTCGACCATCACCCTGCGGCCCCAGCGACCTGCAGTGCCTCGTCGGCCGCGCAGGGGACGTCGGGGGCGACTCCGACGCCTTCCCAGTTCCCGCCCGTACGGGCGATGACTGAGCGCGCCACGGGGATCTGACAGATGAGCCCGTCGGCCAGCGTGAAGCGTTCGACCGGGTGCGCGCCGCCGCCCGTCCTCTCACCGATCACGCGGGCACGCCCGTTCGCCTGCAGGACGTAGGCCAGGTCCTCGCCACCGGAGAACGTGCGGTGGGAGGTCAGGATGTCCACCGGGCCGTCGTACGCAAGGGTCCGCGGCCTGCTGAGGTAGTCGACGGTCGGCTGGTGGCGATGCTCGAACCAGCCCAGCAGGACCGGCTCCGCGCCCAGCAGCCAGCCGTGGATCATCGCGATCGTGTCGGTGTCACCTCCACCGCAGGCCCGCAGGTCGATGACGAGCCGCTCCGCGCCGGCGACCAACGCGCACATCGCGTCGATGCAGGTCTCAGCGCGATCCGCGTCGTCCAGGTACGGGCTGATCGTGACGACGGCGATGCCATCGAGGCGACGCTGCACCCCGGCGATCCCCGCGGCCGGAGGGCGCGGTGCCGGTGCCTGCACGGTCGCGGCCCGCAGACTGAGGTGCCGGTCGGGGATCAACTGGTGGATGCGGGCGTTGACGGCATCGCGGTCCGGTACGAGCGCCGCGAGCTCGGCCGAGTGCTGACGCAGGAGTCCTGCGTATCGGGCCGCATCGGCCTCGAGAACGTAGTGGTGCTCGACCAGGTCTGCCATCTCATCGAAGATCGTCATCGGCACAGGATCGAAGGCTCTTGACGCTCACGCCAGTCCAGTTGACGCTTCGGGGGTGAGCACTGACGTACCGGATGCCTTGAACGTGTCGACGCCCCAACAGCACGAGGCGATGCGGCACCCGTCACGGCACCGCATCACCCTGGCCCTCGGCATCGAACCCATGACGGTCAGCGCCCTCTCGCGCGAGCTGGCCATGAACAAGGGCAACGTCGCCCACCACGTCAAGGTGCTGGTGGACGCCGGCCTCGTGAGGCGTGTCGGCACACGGACCGGCCGTGGCGGCACCGGGACGCTCTACGCGCGCGCCGGTCGATCGCTGCACTTCCACGACCGTGACGCGACGACCGGCATGCTCGGCGCGGTCCGGGCCGGACTGGATGCGGATCCGCAGTCCTTCGCGTTCCTGCGCGCCGTGCGTCTGACGCCCGTCCAGACCCGCGAACTGACCGCGCACCTCGAACGATGGGTCGCGGGCCTGCCCGCCGACGACTCCGGATCTCTCGTGAACGTCTTCGTCGCCGTCGCTCGCGGCTGACGTGCGGCGTGATGGCAACATGACGGGATGAGCCTTCCCCAGGTCGAGCCGTCCTCCGTCATGCCGGACCGGATCACGATCTACGAGGTCGGTCCGCGCGACGGACTGCAGAACGAGAAGACGATCCTTTCCACGGACGTGAAGGCGCAGTTCGTACGACGCCTGGTCGCGACCGGCCTGCAGACCATCGAGACGACGTCCTTCGTGCCGGCCGCGTGGGTGCCGCAGATGGGCGACGCGCCGCAGCTGCTGGAGCAGTTGGGCGAGCTCGGCCGCGGTGCCGACCGGCCGGTGCTCGTGCCGAACGAGCGGGGCCTGGACGCGGCGCTCGCAGCAGGCGTGGGAGCGGTGGCCGTTTTCGGGTCGGCGACCGAGACCTTCGCGCAGAAAAATCTCAACCGCAGCGTCGAGGAGTCCCTGCGGATGTTCGCTCCCGTCGTCGAACGCGCGAAGGCCGCAGGGCTGTGGGTGCGCGCGTACGTCTCGATGTGCTTCGGCGACCCCTGGGAGGGCGCGGTCCCGATCGATCAGGTGGTGACGGTCTGCGAGGCGATGCTGGCGCTCGGCGCCGATCAACTCTGCCTGGGCGACACCATCGGCACCGGCACGCCCGGTCACGTCGTACGGCTGCTGGATGCGTTGGGGGAGAAGGGGATCGCGCCGGCGACACTCGGCGTGCACTTCCACGACACCTACGGCCAGGCCCTGGCCAACACCCTGGCCGCGCTCGCGAAGGGGGTGCGCACGGTCGACGCCTCCGCCGGCGGTCTCGGTGGGTGCCCGTACGCCAAGAGCGCGACCGGCAACCTCGCCACCGAGGACCTGGTGTGGGCCTGCCGCGGGCTCGGGATCGAGACCGGAGTGGACCTGACCGAGCTGGTCGCCACGAGCGTCTGGATGGCCGGGCAGCTCGGCCGCCCGTCCCCGTCGAGGGTCGTGCGCGCCCTTGGTGACAGTGGTCAGTGACAGGATGCAGGAGACCAGACCAACGTCGGGTCCTCGCGCGCCACGGGGGAGCAGCACCGCGCCCGTCGCGCTCGCGTGAGGCACCCGCAGTCGACGCAGCGGACAGGATTCTTCGTGGGGCAGACATCGGGCATCACCGCAACCTTCGATCCGGACATCCGGGCGCAGGACGACCTGTTCGGGTACGTCAACAGCGTCTGGGTGCGTGAGACCCAGATTCCCGGCGACCGGGCGCGCTACGGCTCGTTCGACCGGCTGCGCGAGGCGTCCGAGGCGAGCATGCGCGAGATCGTGCAGCAGGCGGCAGCCTCGCAGGACGCGCCCGGCACCCCCGGTCGCAAGGTCGGCGACCTCTACACCTCGTTCATGGACGTGGAGCACATCGACTCCCTCGGAGTGGCCCCGCTCGTGCCGACGCTCGACGCGATCACCGCCGTCGCGACGGTGGAGCAGCTGTGCAGCCAACTCGGCGTGCTGGCCCGCGCGGGCATCCCGAACGCGGTGGCGGCGTACGTCAGTGCGGACGCCAAGGACCCCGACAGCTACGTGGTCTACCTCGAGCAGGCGGGCCTCGGGCTGCCCGACGAGTCCTACTACCGCGAGGAGAAGTACGCCGAGATCCGAGGCACGTACGTCGCGCACATCGCGGCGATGTTCGGGCACGCCGGCATCGACGAAGGTGAGCGGCGTGCGCAGGCCGTGCTGGAGCTGGAGACCCGCCTCGCCTCCCACCACTGGGACGTCGTCGCCACCCGCGACGCGGTCAAGACCTACAACAAGTTCGACGCGGCAGGCCTGCGTGAGCTGGCGCCCGAATTCGACTGGGACGCTTGGACGTCGGGCCTGCAAGCCCCCGAACGCGCGTTCGCCCAGATCGTCCTGGGGGAGCCGTCGTTCTTCAGCGGCCTCTCGGACACCCTGCGTGAGCTGCCGCTGGAGGACTGGAAGTCCTGGCTGCTGTGGCACACGATCAGTGCGCGCGCGCCCTACCTCAGCTCGCCTCTGGTCGATGAGAACTTCGCCTTCTACGGCAAGGCGCTGTCCGGGGTGCCGGAGCTGCGTGAGCGGTGGAAGCGTGGGGTCGCCCTGGTGGAGGGCGCGCTCGGCGAGGTCGCCGGGCAGCTCTACGTCGAGAAGCACTTCCCGCCGCACGCCAAGGAGCGGATGGTGCAGCTGGTCGACAACCTCATCGAGGCCTACCGGCGCGATTTCCAGACGCTGCCCTGGATGGGTGAGCAGACCCGGGCCAAGGCCCTGGAGAAGCTCGCGAACTTCACCCCGAAGATCGGTTACCCCGACAAGTGGCGCGACTACAGCGCTTTGGAGATCGACGCGGACGACCTGCTCGGCAACGTGGTGCGGTCGGCACAGTTCGAGTCCGATCGTGAGCTGGCCAAGCTCGGCGGACCGATCGACCGCGACGAGTGGCTGATGACCCCGCAGACGGTCAACGCGTACTACCACCCGACGATGAACGAGATCGTCTTTCCCGCCGCGATCCTGCAGCCGCCGTTCTTCGACGTGGATGCCGACGACGCGGTCAATTACGGCGGCATCGGCGCGGTCATCGGCCACGAGATCGGGCACGGCTTCGACGACCAGGGCTCGCGGTACGACGGGGACGGTCGGCTGGAGGACTGGTGGACCGAAGAGGACCGGTCCCGGTTCGACGCCCTCGCGAAGGCCCTCATCGAGCAGTTCGACGACCAGGAGCCCGCGGACGCGCCCGGGTCGAAGGTCAACGGCGGCCTGACCGTCGGGGAGAACATCGGCGACCTCGGCGGCCTGACCATCGGCTTCAAGGCCCACCGGATCGCTACCGAGAAGGCACCGTCACCGGAGCTCGACGGGCTGACGGGCGACCAGCGGTTCTTCGTCGGCTGGGCGCAGATCTGGTGCGCCAAGGCCCGCGGCGAGGAGGCCGTGCGACTGCTCGCGATCGACCCGCACGCCCCCGCGAACTGCCGGGCCAACATCGCCCGCAACCTGGTCGAGTTCCACGAGGCGTTCGGCGTCTCCGAGGACGACGGCATGTGGCTGCCGGAGGACCGGCGGGTCCGCATCTTCTGATCATCGAGGGGCAGGGAACGAGCCGAGGGGTGGGGACATGTCACCACCCCTCGTGCGTTTCTGCACCCCTCGACGGGGACGGATCGCTCAGGCGACCTCGACGATGCCGGTGATGCGGTGGATCGAGAACGTCCGCGGATGCTCCGGATCCTGCTCGTTCGGGCTGATCAGGCCGGACACCCGGCCGCCCTCGATCCGGCGCGGCCGGAAGAGACCGCGACGCAGCTCACCGGACGGCTCGGCATACCCGATCCACACCCGCGCGCTGCTGCCGACGGCCTCCTGCAGCAGCGACCGGGTCACGCTCGGCTCGGTCGACGGGATACGCGGACCTGCGGCAGGCTCCGGGCGGTCGCGCTCGCCGGCACGCATGGCGGCGACCAGTCGCTCCGCCAGGGGTTCGTCGACCAGGGAGACCTGCACGGCCTGCGGCGCGCGTGGCGTCGGAGCGCGGTCCTTGCCCGGGCCGGTGCCGACGACCGTGCCGGTCGCGCTCTCCGCGACCGGCGTGTGCCGATGGTCCCGCAGCATCTCCAGCACGGTCGTCGCAGGCGCGGGGGAGACCAGCACGGTCGGCGCGATGCGGCGCAGTTGCAACGGGGCGAGCGAGCGGTCGCCGAGGATCGCCTGCAGCGATGCCTCGTCGTCGCTGCGCAAATAGCAGCCGGCGGCTCCGATCCGGGTCTGTCCGTGCCGGCGGGCGACGTCTCCGACCAGATACTCCAGCGGTTGGGGCAGCGGGGTGCGACTGGCGCCGCGCAGGCGTTCCAGGACGTCGTCGGCGTCGGCGCCCCCGTCGAGCACCGTGCGGACGGAGGTGGGCGTGAAGCGGTAGACCGTTGCAGCACCCCGTGATTCGACCTCCGCTGCGCGGTGCATGAAGCGGCGCAGGTCGTCGCTCAACGCGCCGGGCGCCACCGCGGTCAGGTCGGCCTGCACCAGGAGTTCGTCGATCGGCGTCGGCAGCGCGGGCGCCGGTTCGGTGCCGCCGACGAGCGCGCGGCCCGCACTCGTCACGGCACCCGTTGCTACCAGGCCGAGCCATTCGGCCTCCCTCAGCACGATCGCGGCGCGGGTCGGAGCGCTGCGCGGGAGCCGCATCGGCAGGTGCCAGCGCAGCAACTCGCCCACCTCCTCGAGCGTCGCGGGCCGGCCCGGCTTGAGTGCGGCAAGGACGCCGAGCACCTCGTGCCGGCGGGTCCGCAGCAGCGGCCAGGTCGCCTCGGGCGCGAGCACGTTCAGCGGACCGCCCGGCTGGTCGGCGTCGGTGCACAGGCTCGGCGCGCGCAGCGTCGTCCACCACGTCTGCGCGAGCAGCCTCCACCGGTGGGCGGGCTCGGCGTCCAGCCACTCGTCGTACTCGGCCGTGGGAAGGAAGACGGGCACGGCGTCGACGGTCCGGCCGACCAGACCACTGGCCGCGGCGATCTCGATGACGAACGCCGCGATCTCGGGTGAGACCTCCAGCGCGGTCGTGGCCGCACGGTGGTCCTTCACGCCCAGGCCACCCGAGCGCAGCACCCGTGGCCGTTCGCTGCTCCACAGGTCGGCCAGCTCCTCGACCCGGACGAGCAGGTCGTAGGCTGCGCTGCCGCCGGCGGCATCGACCGCGGCCGGGTCGAGCGCCGCCGAGGCGGCATCCGGACGTGAGAGCGCGTCTTCGTAGAGTCGACCGTCGCGCAGTGCGAGGCCGACCTCGCGGGGCAGAACAGCGGTGTCCTCCGCCACGGAGGCTGCGAGCGACGCCTCGAGCAGCTCATCCCGCACCGCGCGGGCGCCGTTGCTGGAGAACGTCACCCGCGGACCGGCCCACCGCAGGCGACCCAGCGCGCCTCGGGTCGCGTCGGAGCACTGTTCG
Coding sequences within:
- a CDS encoding S41 family peptidase: MTIFDEMADLVEHHYVLEADAARYAGLLRQHSAELAALVPDRDAVNARIHQLIPDRHLSLRAATVQAPAPRPPAAGIAGVQRRLDGIAVVTISPYLDDADRAETCIDAMCALVAGAERLVIDLRACGGGDTDTIAMIHGWLLGAEPVLLGWFEHRHQPTVDYLSRPRTLAYDGPVDILTSHRTFSGGEDLAYVLQANGRARVIGERTGGGAHPVERFTLADGLICQIPVARSVIARTGGNWEGVGVAPDVPCAADEALQVAGAAG
- a CDS encoding helix-turn-helix domain-containing protein, which encodes MSTDVPDALNVSTPQQHEAMRHPSRHRITLALGIEPMTVSALSRELAMNKGNVAHHVKVLVDAGLVRRVGTRTGRGGTGTLYARAGRSLHFHDRDATTGMLGAVRAGLDADPQSFAFLRAVRLTPVQTRELTAHLERWVAGLPADDSGSLVNVFVAVARG
- a CDS encoding helicase-associated domain-containing protein — encoded protein: MTARSFADDVRSRTDAQLRRLVLRRPDLARPAPADLTGLAARAATRPSVQRAIEALEADTLRVLEAVLVADDKSAAGLLGVAQKTVAPQLRSLQELGLLWRSSTGLTPARAVAEVLPEPAHLGPTARELGVRPPADIAATIEQCSDATRGALGRLRWAGPRVTFSSNGARAVRDELLEASLAASVAEDTAVLPREVGLALRDGRLYEDALSRPDAASAALDPAAVDAAGGSAAYDLLVRVEELADLWSSERPRVLRSGGLGVKDHRAATTALEVSPEIAAFVIEIAAASGLVGRTVDAVPVFLPTAEYDEWLDAEPAHRWRLLAQTWWTTLRAPSLCTDADQPGGPLNVLAPEATWPLLRTRRHEVLGVLAALKPGRPATLEEVGELLRWHLPMRLPRSAPTRAAIVLREAEWLGLVATGAVTSAGRALVGGTEPAPALPTPIDELLVQADLTAVAPGALSDDLRRFMHRAAEVESRGAATVYRFTPTSVRTVLDGGADADDVLERLRGASRTPLPQPLEYLVGDVARRHGQTRIGAAGCYLRSDDEASLQAILGDRSLAPLQLRRIAPTVLVSPAPATTVLEMLRDHRHTPVAESATGTVVGTGPGKDRAPTPRAPQAVQVSLVDEPLAERLVAAMRAGERDRPEPAAGPRIPSTEPSVTRSLLQEAVGSSARVWIGYAEPSGELRRGLFRPRRIEGGRVSGLISPNEQDPEHPRTFSIHRITGIVEVA
- a CDS encoding M13-type metalloendopeptidase, which codes for MGQTSGITATFDPDIRAQDDLFGYVNSVWVRETQIPGDRARYGSFDRLREASEASMREIVQQAAASQDAPGTPGRKVGDLYTSFMDVEHIDSLGVAPLVPTLDAITAVATVEQLCSQLGVLARAGIPNAVAAYVSADAKDPDSYVVYLEQAGLGLPDESYYREEKYAEIRGTYVAHIAAMFGHAGIDEGERRAQAVLELETRLASHHWDVVATRDAVKTYNKFDAAGLRELAPEFDWDAWTSGLQAPERAFAQIVLGEPSFFSGLSDTLRELPLEDWKSWLLWHTISARAPYLSSPLVDENFAFYGKALSGVPELRERWKRGVALVEGALGEVAGQLYVEKHFPPHAKERMVQLVDNLIEAYRRDFQTLPWMGEQTRAKALEKLANFTPKIGYPDKWRDYSALEIDADDLLGNVVRSAQFESDRELAKLGGPIDRDEWLMTPQTVNAYYHPTMNEIVFPAAILQPPFFDVDADDAVNYGGIGAVIGHEIGHGFDDQGSRYDGDGRLEDWWTEEDRSRFDALAKALIEQFDDQEPADAPGSKVNGGLTVGENIGDLGGLTIGFKAHRIATEKAPSPELDGLTGDQRFFVGWAQIWCAKARGEEAVRLLAIDPHAPANCRANIARNLVEFHEAFGVSEDDGMWLPEDRRVRIF
- a CDS encoding DNA repair helicase XPB, with the protein product MTDGPLIVQSDKTVLLEVDHPDATSARRAIAPFAELERAPEHIHTYRVTPLGLWNARAAGHDAEQVVDALVRFSRYPVPNALLIDIAETMDRYGRLVLEKREHDQLVLTSTDKPVLEEVLRHKKIAPMVGARLDDLTVAVHPSERGAIKQQLIKVGWPAEDRAGYVDGEAHEISLDTTEWSLRPYQEQAVDGFWHGGSGVVVLPCGAGKTLVGAGAMARAKATTLILVTNTVSARQWREELLKRTSLTEDEIGEYSGARKEIRPVTIATYQVLTHKRKGVFPHLELLDARDWGLVLYDEVHLLPAPIFRMTADLQARRRLGLTATLVREDGRESDVFSLIGPKRFDAPWKDIENQGYIAPADCVEVRVTLPEHDRLVYATTEPEDRYRFASCSEVKNPVVEQLVARHAGAPTLVIGQYLDQLDTLAGRLNADIITGETTVAVRQKLFQQFRDGEITLLVVSKVANFSIDLPEASVAIQVSGTFGSRQEEAQRLGRVLRPKRDHGTAHFYTVVARDTVDAEFAAHRQRFLAEQGYAYRIVDAEDLGDTAPSGAR
- a CDS encoding DUF4190 domain-containing protein, which produces MSNQPPYDGSQNPIHEQPTQGVPHVEEQGQGDDSGSTQSGNGWSAPPSAAPYGESSGSSYGQSTPQYGSAPQYGQAPPPQYGEPTPQYGSAPQYGQSAPQYGSAPQYGQSAPYGQTEKDPYGAPQGGYDAYGQGGYGQQGYYSPPATQGNGSNTSAIVLTVVSGLSIFLCCGAGVPSLILGIIALTKQSNDPGGAARLAKIGWIVFGVLVALAVIALIVLFAVGEFGSHSSSYNDDYGNSPSYSSTF
- a CDS encoding hydroxymethylglutaryl-CoA lyase; protein product: MSLPQVEPSSVMPDRITIYEVGPRDGLQNEKTILSTDVKAQFVRRLVATGLQTIETTSFVPAAWVPQMGDAPQLLEQLGELGRGADRPVLVPNERGLDAALAAGVGAVAVFGSATETFAQKNLNRSVEESLRMFAPVVERAKAAGLWVRAYVSMCFGDPWEGAVPIDQVVTVCEAMLALGADQLCLGDTIGTGTPGHVVRLLDALGEKGIAPATLGVHFHDTYGQALANTLAALAKGVRTVDASAGGLGGCPYAKSATGNLATEDLVWACRGLGIETGVDLTELVATSVWMAGQLGRPSPSRVVRALGDSGQ
- a CDS encoding alpha/beta fold hydrolase; protein product: MGNPLVVFVPGLGLDELEWERVRARLDRDSVVVVLPTMGQPAPRGLDLRVEAQAALLARRLPRNAPLILVAHSASCPIAADLASRSGDVVGLVLVGPVTDPAAASWPRLLVQWARTAVREPWWQLPALFRQWARTGPGSMIRGMNAVRPFRTDHALRSVQAPVAIVRGERDQIAAKEWSATVQSASGGHLSTVRGAAHMVPTTHPDAVVDAAHHVLAAVTAAERLRDDEPQLPI